In a single window of the Govania unica genome:
- a CDS encoding helix-turn-helix domain-containing protein, with product MAKQATIRRGRPPKSAAKTATATKAAPKTTAPKSTTTRKVEPARRRGARQSVYAKRVDAYVGERLRERRSMMGYTQESLANHLKLSHQQVQKYETGANRISAGRLYELAKTLGVNVSYFFDGFDEGAPITEQKHGGTNRSAIEIAQNFSEIKDPSVKSTLSSLVKMLAQHERERQDA from the coding sequence ATGGCTAAACAAGCAACGATTCGTAGAGGGCGCCCTCCGAAGTCGGCCGCAAAGACCGCGACCGCAACCAAAGCCGCCCCTAAAACAACTGCACCTAAATCAACTACAACCAGAAAAGTAGAACCCGCCCGGCGTCGTGGTGCCCGGCAAAGCGTGTATGCAAAACGCGTTGATGCTTATGTTGGAGAACGGCTGCGCGAACGCCGCAGCATGATGGGATATACCCAGGAATCCCTGGCTAATCACCTCAAACTTTCGCATCAACAAGTACAGAAATACGAAACCGGCGCCAACCGTATCAGTGCCGGAAGACTCTATGAACTCGCGAAGACGTTAGGCGTTAATGTATCCTACTTCTTCGATGGTTTTGACGAAGGAGCCCCGATAACCGAACAAAAGCACGGCGGCACCAATCGTTCGGCCATCGAAATCGCTCAGAATTTCAGCGAGATCAAGGACCCGTCGGTCAAATCGACCCTGTCGAGCCTGGTCAAGATGCTGGCTCAGCATGAGCGGGAACGTCAAGACGCCTGA
- a CDS encoding outer membrane protein assembly factor BamD, whose product MLGGSLLLSACSSDSKDVYKERDVDTLYNIAGTYLDEGQYRYAAGAFDEVERQHPYSAWARRGQLMAAYSYYMANKYEDAILAAERFISLHPGNKDAPYAYYLVAICYYEQISDVGRDQKMTEQAMTALQEIVRRFPNTEFAQDARQKIDLTRDHLAGKEMSIGRYYLKSKEYLAASNRFRSVVDKYQTTTQVPEALHRLTESYLALGLIEEAQRSAAVLGENYPDSKWYKRSYTLLGKEHAIPARHKPAEAQPAAPAAAPSGNL is encoded by the coding sequence ATGCTTGGCGGCAGCCTGTTGCTAAGTGCTTGCAGCAGCGACTCCAAAGACGTTTACAAGGAACGTGACGTCGACACGCTCTACAACATCGCCGGGACCTATCTCGACGAGGGGCAGTATCGGTATGCCGCGGGTGCCTTTGACGAAGTTGAGCGTCAGCATCCCTATTCGGCATGGGCGCGCCGCGGGCAGTTGATGGCGGCCTATTCCTATTATATGGCCAATAAATACGAAGACGCGATTCTGGCGGCTGAGCGGTTTATTTCGCTGCATCCTGGCAACAAGGATGCGCCTTACGCCTATTATCTTGTGGCCATCTGTTATTATGAGCAGATTTCCGACGTCGGCCGCGACCAGAAGATGACCGAACAGGCAATGACTGCCCTGCAGGAAATCGTCCGCCGCTTCCCCAATACCGAATTTGCCCAGGACGCGCGGCAAAAGATTGACCTGACCCGGGATCATCTTGCGGGCAAGGAAATGTCGATTGGCCGTTATTATTTGAAATCAAAGGAATATCTGGCGGCGTCCAATCGCTTCCGCAGCGTCGTTGACAAATATCAGACGACCACCCAGGTGCCTGAGGCGCTGCATCGGCTGACCGAATCCTATCTCGCCCTCGGTCTGATCGAAGAAGCTCAGCGCTCTGCTGCTGTGCTTGGGGAAAACTACCCCGATAGCAAATGGTACAAGCGCAGCTATACGCTTCTCGGCAAGGAACATGCCATACCGGCACGGCATAAACCTGCTGAGGCGCAGCCTGCCGCACCGGCGGCAGCGCCTTCAGGCAACCTCTGA
- the recN gene encoding DNA repair protein RecN: MLKTLSIRDIVVIERLDLSFEDGLCVLTGETGAGKSILLDSLGLALGARAERGLVRPGAERGQVTALFELAATHAVWGLLRDQGLDEGAGDGILILRRMIEADGRTRAFLNDAPIGVGLMREIGDQLVEIHGQHDDRGLLNAGGHRRLLDAFIGADDALAALRRAHGDWDAARGLVSAEQQLLQAIRADEDYLRHSLAELDKLDPVIGEEEVLSARRTLMMQGEKLRGGLGEVLNDLVSDGGADGLLRGAMRRLERMPGTGGEALDGVLTALERASIEAGEAIAQLEEMLARFAFDPREQDATEERLFALRGAARKHHCAVDDLQDLRDQYAARLSALDHSENRLRDLVAAEAKSRQNFEKAALALRQKREKTALSLDRVVNAELAPLKLDKAKFRTRIELLPEEHWTADGGERIEFEVATNPGAPFGPLMKIASGGEQSRFILALKVVLAARGSAPTLIFDEVDRGVGGAVADAVGERLAQLAGSLQVLVVTHSPQVAAAGSHHWHISKRTRKAGRGEEMITEVQALDPSARQEEIARMLAGARITDEARAAAAQLMQR, translated from the coding sequence ATGCTGAAGACCCTGTCCATTCGGGATATCGTCGTCATTGAGCGGCTCGACCTGAGCTTTGAAGACGGTCTTTGCGTCCTGACCGGGGAAACCGGGGCGGGGAAATCCATTCTGCTTGATTCGCTTGGTCTCGCGCTTGGCGCGCGGGCTGAGCGTGGTCTTGTGCGTCCGGGTGCGGAGCGCGGGCAGGTGACGGCGCTGTTCGAACTTGCCGCGACCCATGCGGTCTGGGGCCTGCTACGCGATCAGGGGCTTGATGAGGGGGCCGGAGACGGCATTCTCATCCTCCGCCGCATGATCGAGGCTGACGGCCGCACTCGCGCCTTTCTCAATGACGCCCCCATCGGGGTCGGCCTGATGCGGGAAATCGGCGATCAACTGGTTGAAATTCATGGCCAACATGACGATCGCGGTCTTTTGAACGCGGGTGGTCATCGGCGTTTGCTCGATGCCTTTATCGGAGCGGACGATGCGCTCGCCGCTCTGCGCCGTGCCCATGGCGACTGGGACGCGGCGCGGGGCCTGGTCAGTGCCGAACAGCAGCTGTTGCAAGCCATCCGCGCTGATGAAGATTATCTCCGGCACAGTCTGGCTGAACTCGACAAGCTCGACCCGGTGATCGGTGAGGAGGAGGTGCTTTCAGCCCGCCGCACTCTGATGATGCAGGGGGAAAAACTGCGCGGCGGGCTTGGCGAGGTGTTGAACGACCTGGTCAGCGACGGCGGGGCGGATGGGCTGCTGCGCGGCGCCATGCGGCGGCTTGAGCGTATGCCCGGCACCGGCGGAGAGGCGCTCGACGGGGTGCTGACAGCCTTGGAGCGGGCCTCCATCGAGGCGGGCGAGGCCATTGCCCAGCTTGAGGAGATGTTGGCCCGGTTCGCCTTTGATCCGCGGGAGCAGGACGCCACCGAAGAACGCCTGTTTGCGCTCCGGGGGGCCGCGCGCAAACATCATTGCGCGGTCGATGACCTTCAGGATCTGCGTGATCAATATGCCGCCCGGCTGAGCGCCCTCGATCACAGTGAAAACCGTCTGCGCGATCTGGTGGCGGCTGAGGCGAAGTCCCGGCAAAATTTTGAAAAAGCCGCGCTCGCCTTACGCCAGAAACGGGAAAAGACCGCGCTCTCACTCGACCGCGTGGTCAATGCCGAACTCGCGCCGCTCAAGCTCGACAAAGCCAAATTCCGCACCCGGATCGAACTTTTGCCCGAAGAGCACTGGACCGCCGACGGCGGCGAGCGCATCGAGTTCGAGGTCGCGACCAATCCGGGGGCACCTTTTGGTCCCTTGATGAAAATCGCCTCGGGCGGGGAACAATCGCGCTTCATCCTCGCGCTCAAGGTCGTGCTCGCCGCGCGCGGGTCGGCCCCGACCCTGATCTTCGATGAAGTGGATCGCGGGGTCGGCGGTGCCGTGGCCGATGCGGTCGGCGAGCGCCTGGCACAACTGGCCGGATCGCTACAGGTTCTCGTGGTCACACATTCGCCGCAGGTGGCGGCGGCGGGCAGCCATCACTGGCATATCAGCAAGCGCACCCGCAAAGCCGGTCGTGGTGAGGAAATGATCACTGAAGTGCAGGCTCTCGACCCCTCCGCCCGGCAGGAGGAAATCGCCCGCATGCTGGCCGGGGCGCGCATCACCGACGAAGCGCGGGCGGCGGCGGCGCAGCTGATGCAACGCTGA
- the ligA gene encoding NAD-dependent DNA ligase LigA has protein sequence MDKRQTTPLAVDALTPMEAVAELADLAQEIARHDAAYYQQDAPVITDADYDALRLRNAAIEARFPDLVRPDSPSKKVGAAPAAGFAKVRHAKPMLSLANAFTSEDVEDFVSRVRRFLKLPDDAVVDLMAEPKIDGLSASLRYEQGRLIVGATRGDGSEGEDITQNLLTIADIPHELQGLGWPDILEVRGEVYMAKPDFADLNARQIAAGKPPFANPRNAAAGSVRQLDPSVTEARPLRFFAYAWGEVSAPLGARHSEVMEHFRDWGFATNPLSCKISDLPALLAFYATIEADRANLMYDIDGVVYKVDRLDWQDRLGMKSRDPRWAIAHKFPAEQAETTLEAIDIQVGRTGVLTPVAKLHPVTVGGVVVSNATLHNEDEIARKDIHIGDRVIIQRAGDVIPQVVAVVTAKRPPGSVPYEFPHSCPACDSQAVREEGEVARRCTGGLICPAQQVERLRHFVSRTAFDIEGLGAKSVEEFVTEGIIKSPADIFRLKEHQEALLIRDGWGGQSVQKLMAAIDDRRHISLPRFLFALGIRHIGEVTARDLAKVYGSFAALREGIERAVARLADLFPALGETEEKFNRRKDKELVALINVGGVGPEVARALVDFFAEDHNRALVDDLLSELTVEDYVAVQRADSPVAGKTMVFTGSLEKMTRDEAKARAEALGAKVAGSVSAKTDILVAGPGAGSKLKKAAELGIEVMDEDAWIALLASLNT, from the coding sequence ATGGACAAGCGACAGACAACGCCTCTCGCGGTGGATGCCCTCACGCCGATGGAGGCGGTGGCGGAACTTGCTGATCTCGCACAAGAAATTGCCCGTCACGACGCCGCCTATTACCAACAAGACGCGCCGGTCATCACTGACGCCGACTATGACGCGCTCCGCCTGCGCAATGCGGCGATCGAGGCGCGCTTCCCCGATCTCGTCCGCCCCGACAGCCCGAGCAAGAAAGTAGGGGCTGCTCCGGCCGCCGGGTTCGCCAAGGTCCGTCATGCGAAGCCCATGCTGTCGCTCGCCAATGCCTTCACCAGTGAGGATGTGGAGGATTTCGTCAGCCGGGTGCGGCGCTTTTTGAAGCTGCCTGATGACGCGGTTGTGGATCTGATGGCCGAGCCCAAGATTGACGGCCTGTCGGCCAGCCTGCGTTATGAGCAGGGACGGCTGATCGTCGGCGCCACACGCGGCGACGGCAGCGAGGGCGAGGACATCACGCAAAACCTCCTGACCATCGCCGACATCCCCCATGAGCTTCAGGGGCTAGGCTGGCCCGATATCCTCGAAGTGCGTGGTGAGGTCTATATGGCCAAACCCGATTTCGCCGATCTGAATGCGCGTCAGATTGCCGCCGGAAAACCGCCCTTCGCCAATCCACGCAACGCCGCCGCCGGATCGGTACGCCAGCTTGACCCATCGGTTACCGAAGCTCGCCCCTTGCGCTTTTTCGCCTATGCCTGGGGCGAGGTGAGCGCCCCCCTCGGCGCCCGTCATTCCGAGGTCATGGAGCATTTCCGCGACTGGGGCTTTGCCACCAATCCCTTGAGCTGCAAGATTTCAGATCTGCCCGCCTTGCTTGCGTTCTACGCGACGATCGAGGCTGATCGCGCCAATCTCATGTATGACATCGACGGCGTGGTCTATAAGGTCGATCGCCTCGACTGGCAGGACCGTCTCGGCATGAAAAGCCGCGATCCGCGCTGGGCCATTGCCCATAAATTTCCGGCGGAGCAAGCCGAGACCACCCTCGAAGCCATCGATATTCAGGTTGGACGCACTGGTGTGCTGACGCCGGTGGCCAAACTGCATCCGGTGACGGTGGGCGGCGTCGTGGTCTCGAACGCCACCCTGCATAACGAGGATGAAATCGCCCGCAAGGATATCCATATCGGCGATAGGGTGATCATCCAGCGCGCAGGCGACGTCATCCCGCAGGTGGTGGCGGTGGTGACGGCCAAGCGCCCGCCGGGCTCCGTCCCCTATGAGTTCCCGCACAGCTGCCCGGCCTGCGACAGTCAGGCGGTGCGGGAGGAGGGCGAAGTCGCCCGCCGCTGCACCGGCGGCCTCATCTGCCCGGCGCAACAGGTGGAACGCCTGCGTCATTTCGTCTCGCGCACGGCCTTTGATATCGAAGGTCTCGGGGCCAAAAGCGTCGAGGAATTCGTCACCGAGGGGATCATCAAAAGCCCCGCCGATATTTTCCGCCTGAAAGAGCATCAGGAGGCGCTTCTGATCCGTGACGGTTGGGGTGGGCAATCGGTTCAGAAACTCATGGCCGCCATTGACGACCGCCGCCATATCTCTTTGCCGCGCTTTCTATTTGCGCTCGGCATTCGTCATATCGGCGAAGTGACGGCGCGTGATCTGGCCAAGGTTTATGGCAGCTTTGCAGCTTTACGCGAAGGCATCGAGCGTGCCGTCGCGCGGTTAGCGGACCTTTTCCCGGCGCTCGGGGAGACGGAGGAGAAATTCAACCGTCGCAAGGACAAGGAGCTGGTGGCCCTGATCAATGTCGGTGGCGTCGGCCCGGAAGTGGCGCGCGCGCTGGTTGATTTCTTTGCCGAGGACCATAACCGCGCGCTCGTGGATGACCTGCTGTCCGAACTCACCGTCGAAGATTATGTCGCCGTGCAGCGGGCGGACAGTCCGGTGGCGGGCAAAACCATGGTGTTCACCGGGTCGCTTGAAAAAATGACCCGGGACGAGGCCAAGGCACGGGCCGAGGCGCTCGGAGCCAAGGTCGCAGGATCGGTTTCGGCCAAGACCGATATCCTGGTGGCGGGCCCCGGGGCGGGCTCTAAACTCAAGAAGGCGGCCGAACTCGGCATCGAAGTTATGGACGAGGACGCCTGGATCGCATTGCTGGCCAGCCTCAATACCTGA
- a CDS encoding 50S ribosomal protein L11 methyltransferase, which translates to MTLDNIWKLTLAVPTRLIPALEDALFGIADLDTPPTFTNFEIVEGEETRTFEAYFPQPAPAPLAVVTALETTFAAFGEDYGEFGYGQVEDRDWVSESLRLLAPITAGRFFVHGRHDADKIPAGSLSLEIEAGQAFGSGNHATTQGCLLALNDLAATLTPGKVLDLGCGSGILALGAARLWQAEIIATDIDPIAVAVTRENVVLNGVELAENGPEAGKITALVCDGMEDPALQAAAPFDLIVANILMRPLIDLAPAITAAMASGSYLVLSGLLEDQQVAVVAAYVEQGLKLERAIVIDGWAALILTRE; encoded by the coding sequence ATGACCCTGGACAATATCTGGAAACTGACGCTCGCAGTCCCTACGCGGTTGATCCCGGCGCTGGAAGATGCGCTGTTCGGCATTGCCGATCTCGACACTCCGCCCACCTTCACCAATTTCGAGATTGTCGAGGGTGAAGAAACCCGGACGTTCGAAGCCTATTTCCCGCAGCCCGCCCCCGCGCCGCTCGCCGTGGTGACGGCGCTTGAAACGACCTTTGCCGCCTTTGGTGAGGACTATGGCGAATTCGGATATGGCCAGGTCGAGGACCGGGACTGGGTCTCGGAATCGCTCCGCCTGCTTGCGCCGATTACCGCCGGACGGTTTTTTGTCCATGGCCGCCATGATGCCGACAAGATACCCGCAGGCTCCCTCTCCCTTGAGATCGAGGCCGGGCAGGCTTTTGGATCAGGCAATCATGCGACCACCCAGGGCTGTCTTTTGGCGCTCAATGACCTTGCGGCAACACTGACACCCGGCAAGGTGCTGGATCTCGGCTGCGGCTCGGGGATTCTGGCGCTTGGCGCGGCGCGGCTTTGGCAGGCTGAGATCATCGCCACCGACATCGACCCCATCGCGGTTGCCGTGACGCGGGAAAATGTGGTGCTGAACGGTGTGGAATTGGCGGAAAACGGGCCCGAGGCCGGAAAAATCACCGCTCTCGTCTGCGACGGCATGGAAGACCCCGCCCTGCAGGCAGCCGCGCCGTTTGATCTGATCGTGGCCAATATTCTGATGCGGCCACTGATCGATCTTGCCCCCGCCATCACGGCGGCCATGGCATCCGGCAGCTATCTCGTGCTGTCGGGCCTGCTTGAAGATCAACAGGTGGCCGTGGTGGCCGCCTATGTTGAGCAGGGTCTGAAACTTGAGCGCGCCATCGTGATCGACGGCTGGGCCGCGCTCATTTTAACGCGAGAGTGA
- a CDS encoding ATP-dependent helicase, translating into MTDPFDLDALPESAPSRSAPTRPAPYLANLNPEQRTAVESLDGPVLVLAGAGTGKTRVLTTRLAHLLNLGRAYPSQILAVTFTNKAAREMQERVGHAIGGSAEGMPWLGTFHAVAAKILRRHAELVGLKSNFTILDTDDQIRVIKQVLELARLDDKRWPPKLFASLLDQWKNRGLTPQKLSAADAQAFADGRAAELYAGYQERLRTLNAADFGDLLLHNLTIFQNHPDILADYQRRFRYVLVDEYQDTNVSQYLWLRLLAQAHKNICCVGDDDQSIYGWRGAEVGNILRFETDFPGAAIIRLEQNYRSTPEILGAASGLIAANKGRLGKTLWTTAPAGEKVRVRGVWDGPEEARVVTDEIESLRARGDKLSQTAVLVRAGFQTREFEERFLTVGLPYRIVGGARFYERLEIRDALAYLRLIQQGDDDLAFERVINTPKRGIGKVALQKLYAVSRDLRVPLLRAAEMLGETEDLTGAARRSIMTFANDIRRWRDLRDTVGHMQLAETVLEESGYVAMWQQDKSAEAPGRLENLAELMRAMEGFDNLGGFLEHVSLVMDNEQNNHGDKVSVMTLHSAKGLEFDSVFLPGWEEGLFPNQRALDDGGLASLEEERRLAYVGITRARKRAIILHAANRLVYGQWQSSLPSRFINEMPGEFIEIESNPGLYRGSMSRGYGRGAEDNDSAPWDSGAKDSGSSWGQTTGQFSSRPSSSANWSQPPRRAMSPGRFGGGRVIDAKPLAPAEGAAFRIGDRVFHDKFGYGQVIAIDGTKLEIEFEQGTAKKVMAGFVKPA; encoded by the coding sequence ATGACCGATCCATTTGACCTCGACGCGCTGCCTGAAAGCGCCCCGTCCCGCAGCGCCCCGACGCGGCCCGCGCCCTATCTTGCGAATTTGAACCCCGAACAGCGGACAGCGGTCGAAAGCCTCGACGGCCCGGTTCTGGTGCTGGCCGGGGCGGGAACCGGCAAAACGCGGGTGCTGACCACCCGGCTTGCCCATCTCCTTAATCTCGGCCGCGCCTATCCGAGCCAGATTCTGGCGGTGACCTTCACCAACAAGGCCGCCCGCGAAATGCAGGAGCGTGTCGGTCATGCGATCGGTGGAAGCGCCGAGGGCATGCCCTGGCTTGGCACCTTTCATGCGGTGGCGGCCAAGATTCTGCGGCGGCATGCAGAACTTGTGGGGCTCAAGTCGAATTTCACCATTCTCGACACCGACGACCAGATCCGGGTCATCAAGCAGGTGCTGGAACTCGCGCGGCTGGATGACAAGCGCTGGCCACCGAAGCTGTTCGCCTCCCTGCTCGATCAATGGAAAAACCGTGGCCTGACCCCGCAGAAACTCAGTGCCGCCGATGCCCAGGCCTTTGCCGATGGCCGGGCCGCCGAGCTTTATGCCGGCTATCAAGAACGGCTCCGCACTCTGAACGCCGCTGATTTCGGCGATCTTCTGTTGCATAACCTGACCATTTTCCAGAACCACCCGGACATTCTCGCCGACTATCAGCGGCGCTTCCGTTATGTGCTGGTCGACGAATATCAGGACACCAACGTCAGTCAGTATCTGTGGCTGCGGCTGCTGGCGCAGGCTCATAAGAACATCTGCTGTGTCGGCGATGATGACCAATCGATCTATGGCTGGCGCGGGGCTGAGGTCGGCAATATCCTGCGCTTCGAAACTGATTTCCCGGGGGCCGCGATCATCCGGCTTGAACAGAATTATCGTTCCACACCTGAAATCCTTGGGGCGGCATCGGGGCTCATTGCCGCCAACAAGGGACGGCTTGGCAAAACCCTTTGGACCACGGCCCCCGCCGGGGAGAAAGTCCGCGTGCGCGGCGTCTGGGATGGCCCGGAAGAAGCCCGCGTCGTCACTGACGAGATTGAAAGCCTGCGCGCCCGGGGCGACAAGCTGTCCCAAACCGCCGTTCTCGTCCGCGCCGGATTCCAGACCCGCGAATTCGAAGAGCGCTTTCTCACCGTCGGCCTTCCTTACCGCATCGTCGGCGGGGCGCGGTTTTACGAACGGTTGGAAATCCGCGATGCGCTCGCCTATCTGCGGCTGATCCAGCAAGGGGATGACGATCTCGCGTTTGAACGCGTCATCAACACCCCGAAACGCGGCATCGGCAAGGTGGCGCTGCAAAAGCTTTACGCCGTGTCCCGCGATCTCCGGGTGCCGCTGTTGCGCGCCGCAGAAATGCTTGGGGAGACCGAGGATCTGACCGGGGCCGCCCGGCGCTCCATCATGACCTTTGCCAACGACATCCGGCGCTGGCGCGACCTGCGCGATACGGTCGGCCATATGCAGCTGGCCGAAACCGTGCTCGAAGAATCCGGCTATGTGGCCATGTGGCAGCAGGATAAGTCGGCGGAAGCGCCGGGGCGGCTTGAAAACCTCGCCGAACTCATGCGCGCTATGGAAGGCTTTGATAATCTCGGCGGCTTCCTGGAGCATGTGAGCCTCGTCATGGACAACGAGCAGAACAATCACGGCGACAAGGTCAGCGTCATGACCCTCCACAGCGCCAAGGGGCTTGAGTTCGACAGCGTCTTCCTGCCCGGCTGGGAGGAGGGACTGTTCCCGAACCAGCGCGCGCTTGATGATGGCGGGCTTGCGTCGCTTGAGGAAGAACGCCGTCTGGCTTATGTGGGCATCACCCGCGCCCGCAAACGCGCGATCATTCTTCATGCCGCCAACCGCCTGGTCTATGGCCAATGGCAATCAAGCCTGCCGTCACGCTTCATCAACGAGATGCCCGGCGAATTTATCGAGATCGAAAGCAACCCCGGGCTCTATCGCGGCTCCATGTCACGCGGCTATGGCCGTGGCGCGGAGGATAACGACAGCGCCCCCTGGGACAGCGGTGCAAAAGACAGCGGCAGCAGCTGGGGCCAGACCACCGGCCAGTTTTCAAGCCGCCCATCATCAAGCGCCAACTGGAGCCAGCCGCCGCGCCGCGCCATGTCGCCCGGGCGCTTTGGCGGCGGACGGGTGATCGACGCCAAACCGCTGGCCCCGGCCGAAGGCGCCGCCTTCCGCATCGGCGACCGGGTGTTTCACGACAAATTCGGCTATGGACAGGTCATCGCCATTGACGGCACCAAGCTTGAAATCGAGTTCGAGCAGGGCACGGCGAAAAAGGTCATGGCAGGATTCGTCAAACCAGCTTGA
- a CDS encoding thioesterase family protein, producing MTDSVPMTVLNASVLPAWVDHNGHMNVAYYATLFDQAFEAFFDVAGVGRDYSASHGCAMFVVESHFTYQRELNAGAPLTLRVQLIDRDRKRIHVFLELYHGTEQYLAATSEQIAVHVNLKSRKSLSMPPEVMENLSEILDAHYRIARPKEVGHKIGMRRKKPTLAAS from the coding sequence ATGACAGACTCAGTCCCCATGACGGTTTTGAATGCCTCTGTGTTACCCGCATGGGTTGACCATAACGGGCATATGAACGTGGCCTATTACGCCACCCTGTTCGATCAGGCCTTCGAAGCCTTTTTCGACGTGGCCGGGGTCGGGCGCGACTATTCAGCCAGCCATGGCTGCGCCATGTTCGTCGTTGAAAGCCATTTCACCTATCAGCGCGAACTGAATGCGGGGGCCCCGCTCACCCTGCGTGTGCAGCTGATCGACCGTGACCGCAAGCGCATTCATGTGTTCCTCGAACTTTACCACGGGACCGAGCAGTATCTGGCCGCCACATCGGAACAGATCGCTGTCCATGTGAACCTCAAAAGCCGCAAGAGTCTGTCGATGCCGCCGGAGGTTATGGAGAATCTGAGCGAAATTCTCGATGCCCATTACCGCATCGCCCGGCCGAAGGAAGTCGGCCACAAGATCGGCATGCGGCGCAAGAAGCCGACATTGGCCGCGTCCTGA